Proteins from a genomic interval of Mustela lutreola isolate mMusLut2 chromosome 4, mMusLut2.pri, whole genome shotgun sequence:
- the HILPDA gene encoding LOW QUALITY PROTEIN: hypoxia-inducible lipid droplet-associated protein (The sequence of the model RefSeq protein was modified relative to this genomic sequence to represent the inferred CDS: inserted 1 base in 1 codon), protein MKPVLNFYLLGVVLTLLSIFVRLMESLGSLLQSPLPGSSWTARGQPASTEPXKGVPDHPSRGV, encoded by the exons ATGAAGCCTGTTTTGAACTTCTATCTCTTAGGTGTGGTGCTGACCCTGCTCTCCATCTTCGTTAGACTGATGGAGTCCCTGGGGAGCTTACTGCAGAGCCCGTTGCCTGGGAGCTCCTGGACCGCCAGAGGTCAACCAGCCAGCACAGAGC CCAAGGGTGTTCCAGACCATCCATCCAGAGGGGTGTGA